A portion of the Corynebacterium jeikeium genome contains these proteins:
- a CDS encoding transporter produces the protein MKITASCATMGYVQLLAENELLALLVILFLGLAIGQIKIFGFKLGVAAVLFVGLILATIEPEIQISPLIYIVGLALFVYTIGLEAGPEFFSSLRSRGIKHNLFGIGVLAVVTIESFLLIKFLPIDPVEGAGAFTGALTNTPAMAAIVDALPSLISDKGELAAAHDMPVIGYSLAYPIGVLAVIASIGIMSKVFRVDHDQEAIDAGVAALPLHTRDIKILKDDLPSITDLPSKFGLDITVSRIEYKGHLYIPSPGDTVSVGDIISVVGTEEEIARAAEYIGELMPGDPTHDGRLDFRRIFVSASDVVGVPIAELQTRMDGIIITRIRRGDHDIVAEPNMRLELGDRVRVVAPPEKIKDATKFFGDSYKKLSDVNLLPLTLGLTLGVLVGLIKIPLPGGSSLALGSAGGPLVVALILGAVGRTGPLVWPIPYSANLAFRTMGLALFLAGIGTTAGKGFQAALSDPASLTVLGLAAIIAFSSALLTLIVGHRVLKIPFGQTAGILSGLQTHPAVLSYVNDQAKNELPAMGYTTVYPMAMIMKIILAQVLVVLVL, from the coding sequence ATGAAGATTACTGCTAGTTGTGCCACCATGGGATATGTGCAACTCTTGGCTGAAAATGAACTCTTAGCGCTTCTAGTGATTTTGTTTCTTGGCCTGGCAATTGGCCAGATCAAGATCTTCGGCTTCAAGCTTGGCGTGGCTGCCGTCCTCTTCGTCGGCCTTATCCTCGCGACTATTGAGCCGGAAATTCAAATCTCCCCGTTGATTTACATCGTGGGCCTGGCATTATTCGTCTACACCATCGGGTTGGAGGCGGGCCCCGAGTTCTTCAGCTCGTTACGCTCGCGCGGTATCAAGCACAACCTGTTCGGCATTGGTGTGCTCGCAGTTGTCACTATCGAGTCTTTCTTGCTGATCAAGTTTTTGCCTATCGACCCGGTGGAGGGCGCAGGCGCCTTCACAGGCGCCCTGACCAACACCCCGGCTATGGCCGCAATCGTCGATGCTCTTCCTAGCCTCATTTCGGATAAGGGCGAGCTGGCCGCTGCCCACGATATGCCGGTGATTGGTTACTCCCTGGCCTACCCAATCGGCGTGCTGGCAGTGATTGCCTCTATCGGTATTATGTCGAAGGTCTTCCGCGTCGATCACGACCAGGAAGCTATTGACGCAGGTGTCGCCGCGCTTCCGCTACATACTCGGGACATCAAGATTCTCAAGGACGACCTGCCTTCCATCACTGACCTTCCGTCGAAGTTCGGTTTGGACATCACGGTTTCGCGCATTGAGTACAAGGGCCACCTCTACATTCCGTCTCCGGGTGACACTGTCTCCGTCGGCGATATTATTTCCGTCGTCGGTACAGAGGAAGAAATTGCTCGTGCCGCCGAGTACATTGGCGAGCTTATGCCGGGTGATCCGACACACGACGGTCGCCTGGACTTCCGTCGCATCTTCGTCTCTGCATCTGACGTGGTCGGTGTACCCATTGCGGAACTTCAGACTCGCATGGACGGCATAATCATTACGCGTATTCGCCGCGGCGACCACGACATCGTCGCAGAGCCAAACATGCGCCTAGAGCTTGGTGATCGCGTCCGCGTAGTTGCACCGCCAGAGAAAATCAAGGACGCAACAAAGTTCTTCGGCGACTCTTACAAGAAGCTTTCCGACGTCAACCTCTTGCCGCTCACCCTTGGGCTTACGCTGGGTGTCTTGGTGGGTCTCATCAAGATTCCGCTTCCGGGCGGCAGCTCGCTAGCCCTGGGATCCGCTGGTGGTCCACTGGTTGTGGCGCTGATTCTGGGTGCTGTCGGTCGCACTGGCCCGTTGGTTTGGCCTATCCCCTACTCGGCCAACCTGGCGTTCCGCACCATGGGTCTAGCACTGTTCCTGGCTGGTATCGGCACCACTGCCGGTAAGGGATTCCAGGCTGCGTTGTCTGACCCGGCATCACTGACAGTTCTGGGTCTTGCCGCCATCATCGCGTTTAGCTCCGCACTGTTGACCCTCATTGTCGGTCACCGTGTGCTGAAGATTCCATTCGGCCAAACTGCGGGTATCCTCTCGGGCTTGCAGACTCACCCGGCAGTGCTCTCATACGTCAACGACCAGGCCAAGAACGAGTTGCCGGCAATGGGATACACAACGGTGTATCCAATGGCCATGATCATGAAGATTATTCTCGCCCAGGTCCTGGTCGTGTTGGTGCTATAG
- a CDS encoding DUF4191 domain-containing protein, translating to MATNDAKEMKKANRAAKRAQRKQTRSQMWQAFKLQRSRDNKLVPYMALGFFGPIILLLLLGLLIGGVWPWVLTIIGISIGFMVAMYIFSKRLEASFYTEAEGQAGAAAWTLDNMRQGVGYVWHVKTGVVANQHMDAVHRVIGNAGVVLVGEGDPNRVKQMIAREKKSLARIAGEAPIYDMIAGSDEGQVPPKKLQRELMRLPRNLNKDQANALNERIQSMDRIRDARANMPKGPMPKGANPQAGMNRRARRAANRGKKH from the coding sequence ATGGCGACCAATGATGCGAAAGAAATGAAGAAGGCGAACCGCGCCGCCAAGCGCGCTCAGCGTAAGCAGACTCGTAGCCAGATGTGGCAGGCGTTTAAGCTGCAGCGCTCGCGGGACAACAAGCTCGTGCCTTACATGGCGCTGGGCTTCTTCGGTCCAATTATCCTGCTGTTACTGCTTGGTCTGCTCATTGGTGGAGTCTGGCCCTGGGTTCTGACGATTATTGGTATCTCGATCGGCTTTATGGTCGCGATGTACATCTTCTCTAAGCGTCTTGAGGCGTCCTTCTACACAGAGGCGGAAGGCCAGGCCGGCGCTGCGGCGTGGACGCTGGACAATATGCGTCAGGGCGTTGGCTATGTCTGGCACGTCAAGACCGGTGTTGTCGCTAATCAGCACATGGATGCTGTTCACCGTGTTATTGGTAACGCCGGTGTTGTGCTGGTCGGTGAAGGTGATCCGAACCGCGTCAAGCAGATGATTGCTCGTGAGAAGAAGTCGCTGGCACGCATTGCGGGCGAAGCGCCGATTTACGACATGATTGCTGGTAGCGACGAGGGCCAGGTCCCGCCGAAGAAGCTGCAGCGCGAACTCATGCGTTTGCCGCGCAACCTGAATAAGGATCAGGCCAACGCTCTGAATGAGCGCATCCAGTCGATGGACCGTATTCGCGATGCGCGCGCGAACATGCCCAAGGGTCCAATGCCGAAGGGCGCTAACCCACAGGCCGGCATGAACCGTCGTGCGCGCCGTGCCGCCAATCGCGGCAAGAAGCACTAG
- a CDS encoding leucyl aminopeptidase translates to MSVPANNDSAQLGASRNAAVLSNYLPAIGTRVVIAADNSLPADADAVLVALIDGEDGLELVAPEAIGSVAEQLLASFEAVSANAKAESVTTIPAPAGLDVDSVTGVGVGSEDLDAEDIRRACGAAARRMTKAKVVFNTLGAIDPQAAAEGFALGAYAYSGQKSDEESNEATQKVVVLGADDDVVKRASAIVDAVATARDFVNTASSHLYPETFADAAAALGRDAGLEVEVLDDDALRAGGFGGLNAVGGGSSRGPRLVRLIWKGDESAENSLGLVGKGITFDTGGISLKPGASMENMISDMGGAAAVIATVVLAARLGVSTPVTATVPMAENMPGGKAYRPGDVITQYGGKTIEILNTDAEGRLVLADAIVRACEDKPTHLIDTATLTGAQLVALGERTPGVLGNDEFRDRVAELSQSIGENGWAMPIPVELAEALKSPVADLRNVTNSRFGGMSVAAAYLREFVGEDVEWVHIDVAGPAFNTTGEYGYTPKRGTGVPVRTMFSVIEDLATK, encoded by the coding sequence ATGTCAGTCCCCGCTAACAATGATTCGGCACAGCTCGGTGCCTCTCGCAACGCCGCTGTTTTGTCCAATTACCTGCCGGCTATCGGCACTCGCGTGGTCATCGCTGCCGACAACTCTCTGCCCGCGGACGCCGACGCGGTTCTCGTCGCGCTTATCGACGGCGAGGATGGCCTCGAGCTGGTCGCACCCGAGGCCATCGGTTCGGTTGCAGAGCAGCTGCTCGCCTCCTTTGAGGCAGTCTCCGCCAACGCTAAGGCCGAGTCCGTGACCACCATCCCGGCTCCTGCTGGCCTGGATGTCGACAGTGTCACGGGCGTTGGCGTGGGTTCTGAGGACCTGGATGCCGAGGACATCCGCCGTGCCTGCGGCGCCGCTGCGCGCCGTATGACCAAGGCCAAGGTGGTCTTTAACACTCTCGGCGCCATCGATCCGCAGGCTGCAGCCGAGGGCTTTGCGCTGGGCGCTTACGCTTACTCCGGTCAGAAGAGCGACGAAGAAAGCAACGAGGCCACCCAGAAGGTGGTTGTGTTGGGCGCTGATGACGACGTCGTAAAGCGCGCTTCGGCAATTGTAGATGCCGTTGCCACCGCGCGTGACTTCGTCAATACAGCATCGTCGCACCTCTACCCCGAGACGTTTGCTGACGCTGCTGCAGCGCTGGGCCGTGACGCGGGGCTCGAGGTCGAGGTGCTTGACGACGACGCTCTGCGCGCCGGCGGTTTCGGAGGCCTCAATGCCGTGGGTGGTGGATCCTCGCGCGGGCCGCGCCTGGTGCGCCTGATCTGGAAGGGCGATGAGTCGGCAGAGAATTCGCTGGGCCTGGTCGGTAAGGGCATCACCTTTGATACTGGCGGTATTTCGCTGAAGCCGGGTGCCAGCATGGAGAACATGATCTCCGATATGGGCGGCGCTGCGGCTGTTATTGCCACAGTCGTCCTGGCTGCTCGCCTAGGCGTATCCACCCCAGTGACCGCAACCGTTCCAATGGCGGAGAACATGCCGGGCGGTAAGGCGTACCGTCCGGGCGATGTCATCACACAGTACGGCGGTAAGACCATTGAGATTCTGAATACCGACGCTGAGGGCCGCCTCGTACTCGCAGACGCCATTGTCCGCGCCTGCGAAGACAAGCCGACTCACCTGATTGACACCGCTACCCTGACCGGTGCGCAGCTGGTCGCTCTTGGCGAGCGCACCCCGGGCGTCCTGGGTAACGACGAGTTCCGTGACCGTGTTGCAGAGCTGTCTCAGAGCATTGGTGAAAATGGTTGGGCAATGCCGATTCCAGTTGAGCTAGCAGAGGCCCTGAAGTCGCCGGTGGCTGACCTGCGGAATGTCACGAACTCTCGCTTTGGCGGTATGAGTGTTGCAGCTGCATACCTGCGCGAATTCGTTGGCGAGGATGTTGAATGGGTTCACATCGACGTTGCCGGTCCGGCCTTCAACACCACCGGGGAGTATGGTTATACCCCGAAGCGGGGCACTGGTGTTCCGGTTCGGACGATGTTCTCTGTGATTGAGGATTTGGCAACGAAGTAG
- the lipB gene encoding lipoyl(octanoyl) transferase LipB — MTAPRKPFTRADKSIRESSSDIEIQHLGLVDYEETWHLQADLAAKRAKDLIPDQVLVLEHPSLYTAGKRTQPEDRPTNGLPVVDVDRGGRITWHGPGQLVMYPIIKLAQPVDVVDYVRRLEEALIQTVRRAGIAAAGRIDGRSGVWVPASNGLSDRKIAALGIRVTHGVTMHGLSLNCDNSMEFYNYIIPCGISDAGVTALSRELDRNVSVSEMTEPLLADLQDALEGRLTVADHSFGSAPDPTKDLPHRVKHNSTTGIFEYSSTKE, encoded by the coding sequence ATGACTGCCCCAAGAAAACCTTTTACTCGCGCAGATAAATCCATTCGGGAATCAAGCTCCGACATCGAGATTCAACATCTCGGCCTTGTCGACTACGAAGAGACCTGGCACCTACAGGCAGACCTTGCTGCCAAGCGTGCGAAAGACCTAATTCCAGATCAGGTTCTCGTGCTTGAGCACCCGAGTCTTTACACAGCAGGAAAGCGCACCCAGCCGGAGGACCGTCCTACCAATGGGTTGCCGGTCGTCGATGTCGACCGCGGTGGCCGCATCACCTGGCACGGCCCGGGCCAGCTTGTGATGTATCCCATCATCAAGCTCGCTCAGCCGGTCGATGTGGTGGACTACGTCCGCAGACTGGAAGAAGCCCTCATTCAAACCGTTCGCCGAGCCGGCATCGCGGCTGCTGGCCGCATCGATGGCCGCTCGGGGGTATGGGTTCCCGCATCAAACGGACTGAGCGACCGAAAGATTGCGGCACTGGGAATCCGCGTGACCCATGGTGTAACCATGCACGGACTCAGTCTGAACTGCGACAACTCTATGGAGTTCTACAACTACATCATCCCGTGTGGCATCTCCGATGCTGGAGTGACCGCCCTATCCCGGGAGCTTGACCGAAATGTTAGCGTGTCAGAGATGACAGAGCCGCTTCTGGCAGATTTGCAAGATGCTTTGGAAGGCCGTTTGACCGTTGCCGACCATTCCTTCGGCTCCGCGCCCGACCCCACGAAGGACCTGCCACACCGGGTGAAGCACAACTCCACCACCGGCATATTCGAGTACTCATCAACAAAAGAGTAG
- a CDS encoding inorganic phosphate transporter, which yields MSSAPANTSSSTGTTSSEQSSSSDKWWHLFFGGLLAINIVIFVFWAYDFVGPQANTAILLITIAFAVFMAFNIGGNDVANSFGTSVGAGTLSMKQALVVASVFEVSGAVLAGGEVTDTVRSGIVDLNAIHGLDPMEFAFIMMSALLGAAVWLLVATRMGWPVSTTHSIVGGIVGAALTVGFITGKGGWSMVQWDQIGQIAVSWVLSPLLGGLVAFLLFGGIKNSILVYNDKASKQLQAIHQEKADLKAQHRDDFEKLPEHDQISYTNAMLRDATTMRDNDWTPDDLESEYFRKLVHIESKVDDVRAHRALEAWVPGLAALGSIVISAMMLFKGLKNLHLGLSSLDNFLIMGMIATAVWLAVYIFARTLKRQDLDRSTFLLFSWMQVFTAAAFAFSHGSNDIANALGPFVAILDVLRTNEISSESGVPLAVMTTMGVALISGLWFIGRFVIKTVGSGLTEIHPASGFAAELSAAVVVMIASLLGLPVSSTHILIGAVLGVGIVNRAANWNLMKPIGLAWVITLPAAAGISAITVSILRVVFG from the coding sequence ATGTCCTCGGCTCCAGCGAATACTAGTTCGTCGACCGGGACCACATCATCTGAGCAATCGAGCTCCTCAGATAAGTGGTGGCACCTCTTCTTCGGCGGGCTTCTCGCAATCAACATCGTAATTTTTGTCTTCTGGGCTTATGACTTTGTGGGCCCGCAGGCAAATACGGCAATCCTTCTGATTACCATCGCGTTCGCCGTCTTCATGGCGTTCAACATCGGCGGTAACGACGTTGCTAACTCCTTCGGTACTTCAGTCGGTGCCGGCACCCTGAGCATGAAGCAGGCGCTTGTTGTCGCTTCAGTCTTTGAGGTTTCGGGCGCCGTCCTCGCTGGTGGCGAGGTTACTGACACCGTCCGTTCCGGCATTGTGGACCTGAACGCAATCCACGGTTTGGACCCGATGGAGTTCGCCTTCATCATGATGTCCGCGCTTCTCGGCGCGGCAGTGTGGCTCCTCGTTGCCACCCGCATGGGTTGGCCAGTCTCCACTACCCACTCCATCGTCGGCGGTATCGTCGGTGCCGCACTGACGGTCGGTTTCATCACCGGCAAGGGTGGCTGGAGCATGGTCCAGTGGGATCAGATTGGTCAGATCGCCGTTTCCTGGGTCCTCTCTCCGCTCCTCGGCGGTTTGGTCGCGTTCCTCCTGTTCGGCGGCATTAAGAACTCGATTCTCGTCTACAACGACAAGGCTTCCAAGCAGCTGCAGGCCATCCACCAGGAAAAGGCGGACCTCAAGGCGCAGCACCGCGACGACTTCGAAAAGCTCCCTGAGCACGATCAGATCTCGTACACCAACGCGATGCTTCGCGACGCTACGACGATGCGTGACAACGACTGGACTCCGGATGACCTGGAGTCTGAGTACTTCCGCAAGCTCGTCCACATCGAATCCAAGGTTGATGATGTCCGCGCTCACCGTGCGCTGGAAGCTTGGGTTCCGGGTCTAGCAGCCCTGGGCTCTATTGTCATCTCCGCGATGATGCTGTTCAAGGGTCTGAAGAACCTTCACCTAGGGCTTTCCAGCCTGGACAACTTCCTGATTATGGGCATGATCGCCACCGCAGTGTGGCTTGCCGTTTACATCTTCGCGCGTACTTTGAAGCGTCAGGATTTGGATCGTTCCACCTTCCTGCTGTTCAGCTGGATGCAGGTCTTCACCGCTGCTGCGTTCGCTTTCTCCCACGGCTCGAACGACATCGCTAACGCGCTTGGCCCGTTCGTGGCAATTCTGGATGTTCTCCGTACCAACGAGATCTCTTCCGAGTCCGGCGTCCCGCTGGCAGTCATGACCACCATGGGTGTCGCTCTCATCTCCGGTCTGTGGTTTATCGGCCGCTTCGTTATCAAGACCGTCGGATCCGGCCTGACTGAGATTCACCCAGCATCGGGTTTTGCCGCAGAGCTTTCCGCTGCTGTGGTCGTTATGATTGCTTCCCTGCTGGGTCTGCCGGTTTCCTCCACCCACATTCTGATTGGTGCCGTTCTCGGTGTCGGTATCGTTAACCGTGCCGCTAACTGGAACCTGATGAAGCCGATTGGTTTGGCCTGGGTTATTACCCTTCCGGCCGCTGCAGGTATCTCGGCAATCACCGTTTCCATCCTCCGCGTCGTCTTCGGCTAA
- the lipA gene encoding lipoyl synthase, producing MTVKPEGRKLLRVEARNAETPIENKPRWIRNQVRPGPSYKDMKNRVSGASLHTVCQEAGCPNIHECWEDREATFLIGGDKCTRRCDFCQINSAKPDPLDKDEPRRVAESVREMGLRYATITGVARDDLPDGASWLYAETCRQIHELNPNTGVELLVDDFRGDESAAQQVFDAKPEVFAHNLETVPRIFKRIRPAFRYERSLELITRAREAGLVTKSNLILGMGESYDEIISAMQDLHDAGCDILTITQYLRPTPLHHPIERWVKPEEFVKLSKTAEEMGFAGVMSGPLVRSSYRAGRLYARALAHRGQELPAHLSALADDNDNNLALQEASTLLDRYGASEDTPVTSTIPAS from the coding sequence GTGACTGTTAAGCCAGAAGGACGTAAGTTACTGCGCGTCGAGGCACGAAATGCCGAGACCCCTATCGAGAACAAGCCCCGGTGGATTCGCAACCAGGTTCGTCCGGGCCCCAGCTACAAGGACATGAAAAACCGTGTCTCGGGTGCCTCTTTGCACACGGTCTGTCAGGAGGCTGGCTGCCCGAACATTCACGAATGTTGGGAAGACCGCGAGGCCACCTTCCTCATCGGCGGCGATAAGTGCACCCGCCGCTGCGACTTCTGCCAGATTAACTCAGCCAAGCCCGACCCATTGGATAAGGATGAGCCGCGTCGTGTTGCGGAATCCGTCCGCGAGATGGGTCTTCGTTACGCCACTATCACCGGTGTCGCCCGCGACGATCTGCCCGACGGTGCATCCTGGCTCTACGCTGAGACCTGCCGCCAGATCCACGAACTCAACCCGAATACCGGAGTCGAGCTCCTTGTCGATGACTTCCGTGGCGACGAATCTGCAGCACAGCAGGTATTCGACGCCAAGCCCGAGGTTTTCGCCCACAACTTGGAAACGGTGCCGCGCATCTTCAAGCGCATCCGCCCCGCATTCCGCTACGAGCGTTCCTTGGAACTCATCACTCGCGCTCGCGAAGCTGGGCTAGTTACCAAGTCCAACCTCATCCTGGGCATGGGCGAATCCTACGACGAGATCATCTCCGCTATGCAGGATTTGCACGATGCCGGCTGCGATATTCTGACGATCACTCAGTACCTCCGCCCCACTCCACTGCACCATCCAATTGAACGTTGGGTTAAGCCGGAGGAGTTCGTCAAACTCTCCAAGACCGCTGAAGAGATGGGCTTTGCCGGCGTCATGTCCGGCCCGCTGGTCCGCTCTTCCTACCGCGCTGGACGGCTCTACGCCCGTGCACTGGCGCACCGCGGTCAGGAACTGCCTGCGCATCTGTCCGCGCTTGCCGACGACAACGACAACAACCTCGCGCTTCAGGAAGCCTCGACTCTGCTCGACCGCTATGGCGCATCGGAGGATACGCCAGTCACTTCGACTATTCCGGCTTCCTAG
- a CDS encoding RDD family protein has protein sequence MEEKHSWLDGPQIPGEFDNPDKLSDYPGQALGLAPDGPGSQATLMRRVGGILIDWIISLMIAGAFSMFFGPSEAQIDQFGDSFIAWQSFLATYSPVVFLIIGTVSVWLFARTPGQWMMKMGVARVDKPGERVGFVRAFFRSLLTLFLLPPAITDSDMRGMHDRATGTAVILG, from the coding sequence ATGGAAGAAAAGCACAGTTGGCTAGATGGCCCTCAGATTCCGGGAGAGTTCGATAATCCGGACAAGCTCTCGGACTATCCCGGCCAGGCATTGGGTCTTGCCCCCGATGGCCCAGGATCGCAAGCGACGTTGATGCGTCGCGTCGGCGGCATTCTCATTGACTGGATTATTTCCTTGATGATTGCCGGCGCTTTTTCGATGTTCTTCGGCCCGAGCGAGGCGCAGATTGACCAGTTCGGAGATTCGTTTATCGCCTGGCAGTCATTCCTTGCGACCTATTCGCCAGTTGTCTTCCTCATTATTGGCACGGTGTCGGTTTGGCTGTTCGCCCGCACTCCGGGCCAGTGGATGATGAAGATGGGTGTCGCTCGCGTGGACAAGCCCGGCGAGCGAGTTGGCTTTGTTCGTGCCTTCTTCCGCAGCTTGCTTACTCTTTTCTTGCTGCCGCCAGCAATCACCGACTCGGATATGCGCGGCATGCACGACCGTGCCACTGGCACGGCCGTCATTTTGGGTTAG
- a CDS encoding pyruvate dehydrogenase complex dihydrolipoyllysine-residue acetyltransferase produces the protein MATSIEMPELGESVTEGTITTWLKKVGDTVEVDEPLLEVSTDKVDTEIPSPVAGVLTEILFEEDDTVDVGEVIAKVGEPGEEPEGADDSAEETEEEAPKEDAEEPKKEAPKAASGSATDVEMPELGESVTEGTITTWLKKVGDTVEVDEPLLEVSTDKVDTEIPSPVAGTLLEVLYDEDDTVDVGEVIARVGDADAAPAAKEEAEEASAAVEKDEEPVKANEETEEDSTDVDAGDATDVEMPELGESVTEGTITTWLKKVGDTVEVDEPLLEVSTDKVDTEIPSPVAGTLLEVLYDEDDTVDVGEVIARVGSGQPKKAAPKKEAPKAESKPEPKKEEPKAESKPEPKKEEPKKETPKAEAPKAESKPSANKDVPYVTPLVRKLADKHGVDLTKVEGSGIGGRIRKQDVLRAAEGGQETTAESGSNWSTKGVRPELAELRGTTQRVNRIREITAAKTLESLQTSAQLTQVHEADMTAIWDLRATKKAEFEKKHGAKLTFLPFFAKAIVEALVSHPNVNASWNEETKEITYHEQVNLGIAVDTERGLLSPVIHNAQDMSLPELAAAIADIADRARNNKLTPNDLSGGTFTITNIGSEGALTDTPILVPPQAAMVGTGAIKKRAVVVTENEADAIGIRAMVFLPITYDHRLIDGADAGRFMTTVVDRLEVANFESDLQL, from the coding sequence ATGGCGACCTCTATTGAGATGCCGGAGCTCGGTGAATCAGTTACCGAAGGCACCATTACCACCTGGCTGAAGAAGGTCGGCGACACCGTCGAGGTCGACGAACCGTTGCTCGAGGTTTCCACCGACAAGGTCGACACCGAAATTCCATCTCCGGTCGCCGGTGTTCTCACCGAGATTCTCTTTGAAGAAGACGACACCGTCGATGTTGGCGAGGTCATCGCAAAGGTCGGCGAGCCGGGCGAAGAGCCGGAAGGCGCTGACGATTCCGCTGAGGAGACCGAGGAAGAGGCTCCGAAGGAAGACGCTGAAGAGCCAAAGAAGGAAGCACCGAAGGCTGCCTCCGGTTCCGCTACTGACGTTGAGATGCCGGAGCTCGGCGAATCCGTCACCGAAGGCACGATTACCACTTGGCTGAAGAAGGTCGGCGACACCGTCGAGGTCGACGAACCGTTGCTCGAGGTTTCCACCGACAAGGTCGACACCGAAATTCCTTCCCCAGTCGCAGGCACCCTGCTCGAGGTCCTCTACGACGAAGACGACACCGTTGACGTCGGCGAAGTCATCGCTCGCGTTGGCGATGCAGACGCTGCTCCGGCCGCCAAGGAAGAGGCCGAGGAGGCATCTGCCGCAGTCGAGAAGGACGAGGAGCCAGTAAAGGCTAACGAGGAGACTGAGGAAGACTCCACTGACGTTGACGCTGGCGACGCTACTGACGTTGAGATGCCGGAGCTCGGCGAATCCGTCACCGAAGGCACCATCACCACCTGGCTGAAGAAGGTCGGCGACACCGTCGAGGTCGACGAGCCACTGCTCGAGGTTTCCACCGACAAGGTCGACACCGAAATTCCTTCCCCAGTCGCAGGCACCCTGCTCGAGGTCCTCTACGACGAAGACGACACCGTTGACGTCGGCGAGGTCATCGCTCGCGTTGGCAGTGGCCAGCCAAAGAAGGCTGCACCGAAGAAGGAAGCTCCAAAGGCTGAATCCAAGCCGGAGCCAAAGAAGGAAGAGCCAAAGGCAGAGTCCAAGCCGGAGCCAAAGAAGGAAGAGCCGAAGAAGGAGACTCCGAAGGCTGAGGCTCCGAAGGCTGAATCCAAGCCTTCCGCTAACAAGGACGTTCCTTACGTCACCCCGCTGGTCCGCAAGCTGGCTGACAAGCACGGCGTTGACCTGACTAAGGTCGAGGGCTCTGGAATCGGCGGCCGCATTCGTAAGCAGGATGTTCTGCGCGCTGCCGAGGGCGGCCAGGAGACTACTGCTGAGTCCGGCTCCAACTGGTCCACCAAGGGCGTTCGCCCTGAGCTCGCTGAGCTGCGCGGCACCACCCAGCGTGTCAACCGCATCCGCGAGATCACCGCTGCCAAGACCCTCGAGTCTCTGCAGACTTCCGCACAGCTGACCCAGGTCCACGAGGCCGATATGACTGCCATCTGGGATTTGCGCGCTACTAAGAAGGCTGAGTTCGAGAAGAAGCACGGCGCAAAGCTGACCTTCCTGCCATTCTTTGCAAAGGCAATCGTTGAGGCTCTGGTCAGCCACCCGAACGTCAACGCTTCCTGGAACGAAGAGACCAAGGAGATTACCTACCACGAGCAGGTCAACCTGGGTATCGCTGTCGATACCGAGCGTGGTTTGCTCTCCCCGGTCATCCACAACGCTCAGGATATGTCCCTGCCGGAGCTGGCTGCTGCTATTGCGGACATCGCAGACCGCGCTCGCAACAACAAGCTGACCCCGAACGACCTGTCCGGCGGCACCTTCACCATTACCAACATCGGCTCCGAGGGCGCTCTGACCGACACTCCGATTCTGGTTCCGCCGCAGGCCGCAATGGTCGGCACCGGCGCGATTAAGAAGCGCGCAGTAGTCGTCACCGAGAATGAGGCAGATGCCATTGGTATTCGCGCCATGGTCTTCCTGCCAATTACCTACGATCACCGCCTGATCGACGGCGCTGATGCAGGTCGCTTCATGACGACCGTTGTTGACCGCCTCGAGGTTGCTAACTTCGAATCGGATCTGCAGCTCTAA